The sequence below is a genomic window from Deltaproteobacteria bacterium.
ATCGCTCACGGGGTTCCCCCGGGCGCGAGGGGCGTCGGCCCAACGGGTTTTCCCTTGAGATCTCCGACCTCGGCCTCGAGTTCCCGGATCCGTCGCGCCGCGGCGCCGGCCTCCGACCTTCGTCGGAAGAACCCGGGAAGCGCCGCGAGCCCCGCCGAGACCACCCCGGCGGCAAACGCGGCCACGATCACCACCAGCAGCGACGTGTAGCCCGAAAAGGTCAGGAACCGAAAGACGATGATGCCGGGGTTCTGCACGGCGAACGCCGCGACCAGCGCCAACAGGACCACGAGGACGATCAGCACAGCCTTCATTTCCCTTCCTCCTTCAAGGTTTTCAGGAAACCGTTTCCTTCGTGTCCCGCTCGGGGCTGTGCAGCCCGGCGATCATCCCCTTT
It includes:
- a CDS encoding LapA family protein, which gives rise to MKAVLIVLVVLLALVAAFAVQNPGIIVFRFLTFSGYTSLLVVIVAAFAAGVVSAGLAALPGFFRRRSEAGAAARRIRELEAEVGDLKGKPVGPTPLAPGGTP